The Candidatus Limnocylindria bacterium genome has a window encoding:
- a CDS encoding HTTM domain-containing protein, with protein MKALRAFWVGEADIAPVALFRILYGLQLFNWFWQLYPNLTAFFTDEGIFPRRQLLALYPERLSLLNLVGEWWQVAPIWGLSCVVALALTVGWRTRLASFLAFVLIVGFQWRNPLILDGSDLVFRFVPLWLMFTNAGDLYSIDARRRPQPPTGRGWALPIRILELQVAWIYLATGIEKLGGSLWVDGTAAYYALQLEHTFGRWWARPIALQPLLVHIISWGTIAVELGFLPFAMIPSRWSRVIATVAAFGLHFGILTMMNVGNFPVIMLSTLIVFLPPDWIRGFVARAAGTTRKRLPQALRWWEGFVAIAADRLSPPSTLSRPNELWRRFSALALVVFALFVFSTAVPRQLDVLRPTGDPAGLVRFLSLDQRWDMFSPDPARADGWMLGPAQLIDGTTFDLYTGGPVDNTSERYSDPLYTRWVKVHERIANAGYGDYRLEYARYFCRVRNLHLRPGQVPLDSFQLTYIERVIQPPGEGPPLINRYDLWTHKC; from the coding sequence GTGAAGGCGCTCAGGGCGTTCTGGGTGGGCGAGGCGGACATCGCGCCGGTCGCACTTTTCCGGATCCTTTACGGGCTGCAGCTGTTCAACTGGTTCTGGCAGCTCTATCCGAATCTCACCGCATTCTTCACCGACGAAGGGATCTTCCCCAGGCGGCAGCTTCTCGCGCTCTATCCGGAGCGCCTGTCACTGCTGAACCTCGTCGGCGAGTGGTGGCAGGTCGCGCCGATCTGGGGCCTCTCGTGCGTCGTCGCGCTCGCGCTCACGGTCGGATGGCGAACACGGCTCGCGAGCTTCCTCGCATTCGTCCTCATCGTGGGTTTTCAGTGGCGCAACCCGCTCATCCTCGACGGCAGCGACCTCGTCTTCCGGTTCGTGCCGCTCTGGCTCATGTTCACGAACGCAGGCGACCTGTATTCGATCGACGCGCGTCGCCGCCCGCAGCCGCCGACGGGGCGCGGGTGGGCTCTGCCGATCCGCATCCTCGAGCTACAGGTCGCGTGGATCTACCTCGCGACCGGGATCGAAAAGCTCGGCGGATCACTTTGGGTGGACGGCACCGCGGCGTATTACGCGCTACAGCTCGAGCACACCTTCGGACGCTGGTGGGCGCGACCGATCGCGCTACAGCCCCTGCTCGTGCACATCATCAGCTGGGGGACGATCGCGGTGGAGCTCGGGTTCCTGCCTTTCGCGATGATCCCTTCGCGCTGGAGCCGTGTGATCGCCACAGTCGCCGCGTTTGGTCTGCACTTCGGGATCCTGACCATGATGAATGTCGGCAACTTCCCGGTCATCATGCTGTCGACGCTGATCGTGTTCCTTCCGCCGGACTGGATCCGCGGCTTCGTCGCGCGGGCTGCGGGCACTACGCGAAAGCGCCTGCCACAGGCACTTCGGTGGTGGGAGGGCTTCGTCGCGATCGCCGCGGACCGCCTCTCTCCGCCGAGCACGTTGTCGCGCCCGAACGAGCTGTGGCGGCGATTCTCCGCGCTCGCGCTCGTCGTGTTCGCGCTGTTCGTGTTCTCCACCGCCGTCCCACGACAGCTCGACGTGCTCCGTCCGACGGGAGATCCGGCGGGCTTGGTCCGCTTCCTTTCGCTCGATCAGCGCTGGGACATGTTCTCGCCCGACCCGGCGCGCGCGGACGGCTGGATGCTGGGACCCGCGCAGCTCATCGACGGCACGACGTTCGATCTATATACCGGCGGCCCCGTGGACAACACCAGCGAGCGGTACAGTGACCCGCTTTACACACGCTGGGTCAAGGTGCACGAGCGCATCGCCAACGCCGGGTACGGCGACTATCGTCTCGAGTACGCGCGCTATTTCTGCCGCGTCAGGAACCTCCACCTGCGACCGGGGCAGGTGCCGCTTGATTCGTTCCAGCTCACCTACATCGAGCGCGTCATCCAGCCACCGGGGGAAGGACCACCGCTGATCAACCGGTACGACCTGTGGACGCACAAGTGCTAG
- a CDS encoding adenylate/guanylate cyclase domain-containing protein — protein sequence MLEQQPQERRLVTVLFADFAGFTELADQMDPEELQVLVSGIFEDLAEEAVRHDGTIEKFIGDAIFVVFGAPVAHEDDPQRALRTALAMQRVFADHAARVKKERGVEFGLRIGLHTGMVVAGAVRSVAEYGVMGDTVNIASRLQSAAGPGEIYVTQTTFRLTNREFSFREVGPVELKGKDKPILAYALIGERTDVRPSIEIAAPLVGRWMELSRLDLAYQSARLGRTELVLIAGEPGIGKSRLVSEFIGLATAAEEGAKSADAPRVMRWTFSRVNQRSYAGFIEPILVELNLQPSDPEAITRVGEKLLELGFMNPGPAVAPMLAQFLHLPGVNEPASDSEEWKRAMYIVVYDVIAALARQHPLLYVLEDLHFADAASLDLLWFLTSRASRVPILFLLAQRLGPGSPEPKPTRTNYSQLVLEPLSDEEAARIVEATLDWVPDELRDRIVARAGGNPFFIEESLRSLVESGAAEKDASGEWHLRERPAALEVPATLHAVVASRIDRLPPTARECIQLAAVIGTRFGDRVLREAGGDRIADAVDQLIAADLVLEAAPGERREGRYRFKHAVVQEVAYNTLLVRRRIELHRRVATAYEKVLGEELKEFYPALAHHYLIGDVPEKAAEYSWKSAQRATAIHAYIEALRFAEQALELYEKINRIEAAVEALYLIARVRRYRGENDAALTAYERALGLLETRDPKSGEVAIVLAYMAELCTRWDAKHPDLESLIERGLAIVGDAKSRERVLLLAAKSFMPRRGPKSTDADWEASLATAKEALTIAEELGLLRERSLCLDAVGFAYRELGNFREAYLANQRRLPIAQSLQDSDELIDAHTMVAICALSLGDMHEAMDHAASAREVAIETEKPRLGAHALRTETLAHLLAGDFPGTIAAAARRERFATPTKWPSTLSVAIGAASAMSSPEEKAYRDLLIEQEASPAELALADFLAAYYGMRESESAYHAVRSAGQPKSIVDLTLIGPLLVLAAARWRIPDEAFEDRVAAVVERTSHARGRALLTHAEAIRIDNAGEHAKAAKLLFDAVQAFATLKLDYERAVALADLARALRNVPGREEQAQAQCDEAKAIAERLSATALRVAAENLTVRV from the coding sequence GTGCTAGAGCAACAGCCCCAGGAGCGCCGTCTCGTGACGGTGCTCTTCGCCGACTTTGCCGGATTCACCGAGCTCGCGGACCAGATGGATCCGGAGGAGCTCCAGGTGCTGGTCTCCGGCATCTTCGAGGACCTCGCCGAGGAAGCCGTGCGGCACGACGGCACCATCGAGAAGTTCATCGGCGACGCGATCTTCGTCGTCTTCGGCGCACCCGTGGCGCACGAGGACGACCCGCAGCGGGCGCTGCGCACGGCGCTCGCGATGCAGCGCGTATTCGCCGACCACGCCGCGCGGGTGAAGAAGGAACGCGGCGTCGAGTTCGGCCTGCGCATCGGGCTCCACACCGGCATGGTCGTCGCCGGCGCGGTCCGCAGCGTCGCCGAGTACGGCGTCATGGGCGACACGGTGAACATCGCGTCGCGCCTGCAGTCCGCCGCCGGGCCGGGCGAGATCTACGTCACGCAGACCACGTTCCGTCTGACCAATCGCGAGTTCAGCTTCCGCGAGGTCGGGCCCGTCGAGCTCAAGGGCAAGGACAAGCCGATCCTCGCGTACGCGCTGATCGGCGAGCGCACCGACGTGCGCCCGAGCATCGAGATCGCCGCACCGCTGGTCGGCCGCTGGATGGAGCTCTCCCGCCTCGACCTCGCATATCAGTCCGCGCGTCTCGGCAGGACCGAGCTGGTGCTCATCGCCGGCGAGCCGGGCATCGGCAAGAGCCGGCTCGTCTCGGAGTTCATCGGCCTCGCCACCGCCGCCGAGGAAGGCGCGAAATCGGCGGACGCGCCACGCGTCATGCGCTGGACGTTCTCGCGCGTGAACCAGCGCAGCTACGCGGGCTTCATCGAGCCGATCCTGGTCGAGCTGAACCTGCAGCCGTCCGACCCGGAAGCCATCACGCGGGTCGGCGAGAAGCTCCTGGAACTTGGCTTCATGAATCCCGGACCCGCCGTCGCGCCGATGCTCGCGCAGTTCCTCCATCTTCCGGGCGTGAACGAACCCGCGAGCGACTCGGAAGAATGGAAGCGCGCGATGTACATCGTCGTATACGACGTCATCGCCGCGCTCGCGCGCCAGCATCCCCTGCTCTACGTCCTCGAGGATCTGCATTTCGCCGACGCCGCGTCGCTGGACCTGTTGTGGTTCCTCACCTCCCGAGCGTCGCGGGTGCCGATCCTGTTCCTCCTCGCGCAGCGGCTCGGACCCGGCTCGCCTGAACCGAAGCCGACCCGGACGAATTACAGCCAGCTCGTCCTGGAGCCGTTGTCGGACGAAGAGGCCGCGCGCATCGTCGAAGCGACGCTCGACTGGGTCCCCGATGAGCTGCGGGACCGGATCGTCGCGCGCGCCGGTGGCAATCCGTTCTTCATCGAGGAGTCGCTGCGCTCGCTCGTCGAGTCAGGCGCGGCGGAGAAGGACGCGAGCGGCGAATGGCATCTGCGCGAGCGTCCCGCCGCTCTTGAGGTTCCGGCCACGCTGCACGCCGTGGTCGCCTCGCGCATCGACCGGCTGCCGCCGACGGCACGTGAATGCATCCAGCTCGCCGCGGTCATCGGAACGCGATTCGGGGACCGCGTGCTGCGAGAGGCGGGCGGTGACCGGATCGCCGACGCGGTGGACCAGCTCATCGCCGCCGACCTGGTGCTCGAGGCGGCGCCTGGCGAGCGGCGCGAGGGCCGCTACCGCTTCAAGCACGCCGTCGTCCAGGAGGTCGCGTACAACACGCTGCTCGTGCGCCGCCGCATCGAGCTGCATCGCCGCGTCGCCACTGCGTACGAGAAGGTCCTCGGCGAGGAGCTCAAGGAGTTCTACCCGGCCCTCGCGCATCACTACCTGATCGGCGATGTTCCGGAGAAGGCGGCCGAGTACTCGTGGAAGTCGGCGCAGCGCGCGACGGCGATCCACGCGTACATCGAGGCGCTGCGCTTCGCCGAGCAAGCGCTCGAGCTGTACGAGAAGATCAACCGGATCGAGGCGGCGGTCGAGGCGCTCTATCTCATCGCGCGCGTGCGCCGCTACCGGGGTGAGAACGACGCGGCCCTGACCGCATACGAGCGGGCGCTCGGGCTCCTCGAGACGCGCGACCCGAAGAGCGGCGAGGTCGCGATCGTCCTCGCGTACATGGCCGAGCTGTGCACGCGCTGGGACGCGAAACATCCGGACCTGGAATCGCTCATCGAGCGCGGTCTCGCGATCGTGGGAGACGCGAAGTCCCGCGAGCGTGTCCTTCTTCTGGCCGCGAAGTCCTTCATGCCGCGCCGCGGGCCAAAGTCGACCGACGCCGACTGGGAGGCATCGCTCGCGACGGCCAAGGAGGCCCTCACGATCGCCGAGGAGCTCGGCCTGCTCCGCGAGCGCTCGTTGTGCCTCGACGCGGTGGGCTTCGCCTATCGCGAGCTGGGCAACTTCCGGGAGGCGTACCTCGCGAATCAGCGCCGCTTGCCGATCGCGCAGTCGCTCCAGGACAGCGACGAGCTCATCGACGCGCACACGATGGTCGCTATCTGCGCGCTGTCACTCGGTGACATGCACGAGGCGATGGACCACGCCGCCAGTGCGCGTGAGGTCGCGATCGAGACGGAGAAGCCGCGGCTCGGGGCACACGCACTTCGGACCGAAACGCTCGCGCACCTACTGGCGGGTGACTTCCCGGGCACGATCGCCGCGGCCGCGCGTCGCGAGCGATTCGCCACGCCAACGAAGTGGCCCTCGACCCTGAGCGTGGCGATCGGCGCGGCGTCCGCGATGTCATCACCCGAGGAGAAGGCGTATCGCGACCTGCTCATCGAGCAGGAGGCGTCCCCGGCCGAGCTGGCGCTCGCGGACTTCCTCGCCGCGTACTACGGGATGCGCGAGAGCGAGAGCGCGTACCACGCGGTCCGGAGCGCCGGGCAGCCGAAGTCGATCGTGGACCTCACGCTCATCGGACCGCTCCTCGTCCTGGCGGCGGCGCGCTGGCGCATACCCGACGAGGCGTTCGAGGACCGCGTCGCGGCAGTGGTCGAGCGGACCTCGCACGCGCGCGGCCGCGCGCTCCTGACGCACGCGGAGGCGATCCGCATCGACAACGCGGGCGAGCACGCCAAGGCCGCGAAGCTGCTCTTCGATGCCGTGCAGGCGTTCGCGACGCTCAAGCTCGATTACGAGCGCGCCGTCGCTCTCGCCGATCTGGCGCGCGCGCTCCGCAACGTGCCGGGCCGCGAGGAGCAGGCCCAGGCGCAGTGCGACGAGGCGAAGGCGATCGCCGAGCGCCTCAGCGCTACGGCACTGCGCGTCGCGGCGGAGAACCTGACCGTCCGGGTCTAG
- a CDS encoding NAD(P)/FAD-dependent oxidoreductase: MPDAVVVGAGPNGLAAAIQIARAGHSVAVYEANDDIGGGARSAELTLPGFMHDVCSAIQPLAVMSPFFNGLPLKKHGLEWIQPDAPLAHPLDDGTAVMLERSVESTAARLGADGDAYRGLLSPLVSRWDQLATEVLRPVAHVPRHPLLLARFGLHAMRSARGLASSFHGEAGRALIAGCAAHSFLPLEHPFTAAFALMFLVTGNAVGWPLPRGGSRRIAEALGSYLHELGGTITTKHLVQELSDLPTARAYVFDTSPWHLESIAADRLPAGYRRALRRYRRGPGVFKIDYALDGAVPWRAAECLRAGTVHLGGSFDEISASESAVWRGEHPDRPFVLVAQQSLFDPSRAPTGKQTLWAYCHVPNGSTVDMTDRIEAQLERFAPGFRQRVLARVVMNTRDVEHRNANNAGGDISCGSHSGLQLFMRPNIAIDPYATPARDIYLCSSATPPGGGVHGMCGYNAARSVIARSLS, encoded by the coding sequence GTGCCTGATGCGGTCGTTGTCGGGGCCGGTCCCAACGGTCTCGCCGCGGCCATCCAGATCGCGCGTGCCGGCCACTCGGTCGCGGTGTACGAGGCGAATGACGACATCGGCGGAGGCGCGCGTTCCGCTGAGCTGACGCTCCCGGGTTTCATGCACGACGTCTGCTCGGCGATCCAGCCCCTCGCGGTGATGTCGCCATTCTTCAACGGACTCCCACTCAAGAAGCACGGCCTCGAATGGATCCAGCCCGACGCGCCGCTCGCACACCCGCTCGACGACGGCACGGCCGTGATGCTCGAGCGTTCGGTCGAGTCGACCGCGGCGCGGCTCGGCGCCGACGGTGATGCATATCGCGGGCTCCTGTCCCCGCTCGTCTCGCGGTGGGACCAGCTCGCGACCGAGGTCCTCCGGCCGGTCGCCCACGTGCCGCGGCATCCCTTGCTACTGGCGCGCTTCGGTCTTCACGCGATGCGCTCGGCTCGCGGCCTCGCGTCATCGTTCCACGGCGAGGCCGGGCGGGCCCTCATCGCGGGATGCGCGGCGCATTCGTTCCTGCCGCTCGAGCATCCGTTCACGGCAGCGTTCGCGCTCATGTTCCTCGTCACCGGGAACGCCGTGGGGTGGCCGCTTCCGCGCGGTGGATCGCGACGGATCGCGGAGGCGCTCGGCTCCTATCTCCACGAGCTCGGTGGAACGATCACGACAAAGCATCTCGTGCAGGAGCTGTCCGACCTACCGACAGCGCGCGCGTACGTCTTCGACACGTCGCCGTGGCATCTCGAGAGCATCGCGGCCGACCGGCTGCCGGCCGGCTATCGGCGCGCGCTGCGCCGGTACCGCCGCGGCCCTGGCGTGTTCAAGATCGACTACGCCCTCGACGGAGCCGTGCCGTGGCGCGCCGCCGAGTGCCTGCGCGCCGGCACAGTGCACCTCGGCGGCTCGTTCGACGAGATCTCCGCGTCGGAGTCCGCGGTGTGGCGCGGCGAGCATCCCGACCGGCCCTTCGTGCTGGTGGCGCAGCAGAGCCTGTTCGATCCCAGCCGGGCGCCGACCGGAAAGCAGACGCTCTGGGCGTACTGCCACGTTCCGAACGGCTCGACGGTGGACATGACCGACCGCATCGAGGCGCAGCTCGAGCGCTTCGCGCCGGGCTTCCGCCAGCGTGTGCTCGCACGCGTCGTCATGAACACACGCGATGTGGAGCACCGCAACGCGAACAACGCCGGCGGCGACATCTCGTGCGGATCGCACTCGGGACTGCAGCTGTTCATGCGACCGAACATCGCGATCGACCCGTACGCGACGCCGGCGCGCGACATCTACCTCTGCTCGTCCGCGACGCCACCGGGCGGTGGCGTACATGGCATGTGCGGCTACAACGCCGCGCGGAGCGTCATCGCGCGGAGCCTCAGCTAG
- a CDS encoding alpha/beta fold hydrolase → MDIQQLRSWIFELYAPLEDERQYIVFDAARGNLLIDIPPYSERALRLIQGAGRASLLLATNAARAAEAHRYRETLGVQIAVHEDDAAAVQGGADLVLKPDDLVRPDTRVFRVKNKGQGATVVLVRKSGGVLFSGDLDLASEGAKQLMPLVFSAVLSSKRAPIWNAGRDTLMRLQRELPRTRKQFGILLPPPWDRAYEGRLEDKMYHHDVIVPKEDTAARVAAMGPATLVVASATREMAERAKRPLPGRDANGDGAGAPPSPPAPSAEPRAATAAPAPLTPREPRPRPKPFAEDWRATSTERPATTIANAATDIVPEATGFKPRPLGDRFRHAPIEDLVGSPYVDYLWGGIDVSPDGAEVAFAWNKTGTFEIYSAPIEHERIYQLTDAKERSVCPRWSPDAKQLACLRDRGGNERFDIWLVDREGEKERNLTNEPDVMHREIAWSPDGSRIAYVANVAGKGFAIHVVDVATGTKRALTDGQFDDALPRWSPDGKRILFSSRRESVRTNSDLYVISAGGGTPTKLETRDADGESLEGDWSEDGSLIAFTTNMRRRYEVAVATLEGDHVTRVEPLTKTIFDETSPAWRPDGRALLYLHNEEAEVSIRRVFVVSHADHAVADRPGVHDSICVGPDGDQVAYLFSGARDPWDVYVTRERMTEPRRLTRSLPATIDPATLVEPVHVRYPGAMGTEIPALLYIPHAEAIRGDGSPPAIVHVHGGPTRQHYRWWDRASQWFANNGYVVLAPNIRGSTGYGREFQEGNRHDWGGKDLEDVVKGIDWLAKQHIADPKRVGIYGGSYGGYLTLMSLAMYPDRYAAGVSVVGVVSWRTMYDTTRGDLREMLVREFGDPEKDAERYRDRSPLTHVSKIDAPLLILQGENDPRVPLAEAEQVVAALRSAGKMHEYYVYKGEGHGFRTRENMIDSVRRAGEWFDRYLLRA, encoded by the coding sequence ATGGACATCCAGCAGCTTCGTTCGTGGATCTTCGAGCTGTACGCGCCCCTCGAGGACGAGCGGCAGTACATCGTCTTCGATGCGGCGCGCGGCAACCTCCTCATCGACATTCCCCCTTACAGCGAGCGCGCGCTGCGACTCATCCAGGGCGCCGGACGCGCGTCGCTGCTGCTCGCGACGAACGCCGCCCGTGCGGCCGAGGCGCACCGCTATCGCGAGACGCTCGGCGTCCAGATCGCGGTACACGAAGACGATGCCGCCGCGGTGCAGGGCGGCGCGGACCTCGTCCTGAAGCCAGACGACCTCGTGCGCCCGGACACGCGTGTCTTCCGCGTGAAGAACAAAGGACAGGGCGCGACGGTCGTTCTCGTGCGCAAGTCCGGCGGTGTCCTCTTCAGCGGAGATCTCGATCTCGCGAGCGAGGGCGCGAAGCAGCTCATGCCACTCGTCTTCTCAGCGGTGCTGTCGTCGAAGCGCGCGCCGATCTGGAACGCCGGACGCGACACGCTCATGCGGCTGCAACGCGAGCTGCCGAGGACACGCAAGCAGTTCGGGATCCTCCTGCCGCCGCCCTGGGATCGCGCATACGAGGGCCGGCTCGAGGACAAGATGTATCACCACGACGTCATCGTCCCGAAGGAGGACACCGCGGCGCGCGTGGCGGCGATGGGCCCCGCGACGCTGGTGGTGGCGAGCGCGACGCGCGAGATGGCGGAGCGTGCGAAGCGGCCGCTGCCCGGTCGGGACGCGAACGGCGACGGCGCCGGCGCGCCGCCCAGCCCACCCGCGCCATCCGCAGAGCCTCGCGCCGCTACGGCCGCGCCCGCGCCCCTGACGCCGCGGGAGCCGCGCCCACGACCGAAGCCGTTCGCCGAGGACTGGCGGGCGACGTCGACCGAGCGGCCGGCGACGACGATCGCGAACGCGGCGACCGACATCGTGCCCGAGGCCACCGGGTTCAAACCGCGGCCGCTGGGCGACCGCTTCCGCCACGCTCCGATCGAGGACCTCGTCGGCTCGCCCTACGTCGATTATCTCTGGGGCGGTATCGACGTCTCACCTGACGGCGCCGAGGTCGCCTTCGCCTGGAACAAGACCGGGACCTTCGAGATCTACAGCGCGCCGATCGAGCACGAGCGGATCTACCAGCTGACCGACGCGAAGGAGAGGTCGGTCTGTCCTCGTTGGTCTCCGGATGCGAAGCAGCTGGCCTGCCTTCGAGATCGTGGCGGCAACGAGCGCTTCGACATCTGGCTCGTCGACCGCGAGGGCGAGAAGGAGCGCAACCTCACGAACGAACCGGACGTCATGCATCGCGAGATCGCGTGGTCTCCGGACGGATCGCGTATCGCGTATGTGGCGAACGTTGCCGGCAAAGGCTTCGCGATACACGTGGTCGACGTCGCGACCGGCACGAAGCGCGCGCTCACCGACGGCCAGTTCGATGACGCGCTGCCGCGCTGGTCGCCCGATGGAAAGCGGATCCTCTTCTCGTCGCGGCGCGAGAGCGTGCGCACGAACAGCGATCTCTATGTCATCTCGGCCGGCGGCGGCACGCCGACGAAGCTCGAGACGCGTGACGCGGACGGGGAGTCGCTCGAGGGGGACTGGTCCGAGGACGGGTCGCTCATCGCCTTCACGACGAACATGCGGCGACGCTATGAGGTCGCGGTCGCCACGCTCGAGGGCGACCACGTCACGCGCGTCGAGCCACTCACGAAGACCATCTTCGACGAGACCTCGCCGGCGTGGCGGCCCGACGGGCGCGCCCTCCTCTATCTGCACAACGAGGAGGCCGAGGTATCGATCCGGCGCGTGTTCGTCGTCTCGCACGCAGACCATGCCGTCGCCGATCGGCCCGGCGTTCATGACTCCATCTGTGTCGGCCCCGACGGTGACCAGGTCGCGTACCTGTTCAGCGGGGCGCGCGATCCGTGGGACGTGTACGTCACGCGCGAGCGTATGACCGAGCCGCGCCGGCTGACGCGCTCGCTGCCCGCGACCATCGATCCCGCGACGCTGGTGGAGCCGGTGCATGTTCGTTATCCGGGCGCGATGGGAACTGAGATCCCCGCGCTCCTCTATATCCCGCACGCCGAGGCCATCCGCGGCGACGGGTCGCCGCCGGCGATCGTCCACGTCCATGGCGGGCCGACGAGACAGCACTACCGCTGGTGGGACCGCGCGAGCCAGTGGTTCGCGAACAACGGCTACGTCGTCCTCGCGCCGAACATCCGCGGATCGACCGGTTACGGCCGCGAGTTCCAGGAGGGAAATCGCCATGACTGGGGCGGCAAGGATCTCGAGGACGTGGTGAAGGGGATCGACTGGCTCGCGAAGCAGCACATCGCGGATCCGAAGCGTGTCGGCATCTATGGCGGGAGCTACGGCGGATACCTGACGCTCATGTCGCTCGCGATGTACCCCGACCGCTACGCCGCCGGCGTGTCGGTCGTGGGCGTCGTGTCCTGGAGGACGATGTACGACACGACGCGCGGCGACCTGCGCGAGATGCTCGTCCGCGAGTTCGGCGATCCCGAGAAGGACGCGGAACGTTATCGCGATCGCTCGCCGCTCACGCACGTGTCGAAGATCGACGCGCCCCTCTTGATCCTTCAGGGCGAGAACGACCCGCGCGTGCCGCTCGCGGAAGCCGAGCAGGTCGTCGCGGCGCTGCGCTCTGCCGGAAAGATGCACGAGTACTACGTGTACAAGGGCGAGGGACACGGCTTCCGCACTCGGGAGAACATGATCGACTCGGTCCGTCGCGCGGGAGAGTGGTTCGACCGCTACCTGCTGCGTGCCTGA
- a CDS encoding crosslink repair DNA glycosylase YcaQ family protein, whose amino-acid sequence MAATRQLREAPRRKAAKLDDALEAHRAKVKGVHRVRNADQLVTMVDAFGFCFAFTLRSGDAPIPACFDHLSTNSDDRKWGWMWGWKDELPEEKRLYYGKLLVRKPTFVSMKLLPTFYATFGRAGEPDDHLEDVRAGRLSDIARRVIDYLSQRGETQTKRLRADLGITSQEGKADYAKAVEELQRLMYVARVKAVGEGREDYNYTYDLFVRRYPETVKSAERISSNDAMTALLRRLLELAGGVTTKQVKRLFDWDDEQTERTTLRLEAKRGVARVDGTLVLPELVG is encoded by the coding sequence ATGGCCGCGACACGTCAGCTGCGAGAGGCGCCCCGCCGCAAGGCCGCGAAGCTCGACGACGCGCTCGAAGCGCACCGCGCGAAGGTGAAGGGGGTCCACCGAGTGCGGAACGCCGATCAGCTCGTCACCATGGTCGACGCGTTCGGCTTCTGCTTCGCGTTCACGCTCCGGTCGGGCGACGCACCCATACCCGCGTGCTTCGACCACCTGTCGACGAACAGCGACGACCGCAAATGGGGCTGGATGTGGGGCTGGAAGGATGAGCTCCCCGAGGAGAAGCGTCTCTATTACGGGAAGCTGCTCGTGAGGAAGCCCACGTTCGTCTCGATGAAGTTGCTGCCGACCTTCTACGCGACGTTCGGGCGCGCCGGCGAGCCCGACGACCACCTCGAGGACGTCCGCGCAGGACGGCTTTCGGACATAGCGCGCCGCGTCATCGACTATCTCTCGCAGCGTGGCGAGACGCAGACGAAGCGCCTGCGCGCGGATCTGGGCATCACCTCGCAGGAGGGAAAGGCCGACTACGCGAAGGCGGTGGAGGAGCTCCAGCGACTCATGTACGTCGCGCGCGTGAAAGCCGTCGGTGAGGGTCGCGAGGATTACAACTACACCTACGACCTGTTCGTGCGGCGCTATCCCGAAACGGTGAAGAGCGCGGAGCGGATCTCGTCGAACGATGCGATGACCGCGCTGCTGCGACGGCTGCTCGAGCTCGCCGGCGGCGTTACGACCAAGCAGGTGAAGCGCCTCTTCGATTGGGACGACGAGCAGACCGAGCGCACGACCCTGCGTCTCGAAGCGAAGCGTGGCGTCGCGCGTGTCGATGGAACGCTCGTGCTGCCTGAACTTGTAGGCTAG
- a CDS encoding Gfo/Idh/MocA family oxidoreductase translates to MGLRVGIIGTGFGARVQVPGFRAAGYEVTAICSARMDRARAAADQAGIPVAVDMVNDLVSRDDVDVVCVASPPTLHREHALAALAAGKHVLCEKPMARDTGEAREMVAAAERAGVVHAIDHEFRYTPARSKVKELLEGRAIGEMRLALVMEMTGMLVDPARPRQEWWLRRDRAGGLLGAIGSHWIDSLIWWLGAVDRVSGELGISAKTRPTTDGGSARVTSDDTAQLLMRMSSGAIATIQLSSAVHHPSRRVILYGSDGTIVLGGDGRVLLARGSGALEEILPASTNDGAFPDLARRMREHIEAGPTGKDDAPHPTFADGLRVQEVMDAAYRSAEVGGAVAIAS, encoded by the coding sequence ATGGGGCTGAGGGTGGGGATCATCGGGACCGGGTTCGGCGCGCGCGTACAGGTCCCCGGTTTCCGCGCTGCGGGCTATGAGGTCACTGCGATCTGCTCGGCGCGAATGGATCGCGCTCGCGCGGCGGCGGACCAGGCCGGCATCCCCGTCGCGGTCGACATGGTGAACGATCTCGTCTCGCGCGACGACGTCGACGTCGTGTGCGTGGCATCGCCGCCGACCCTGCATCGCGAGCACGCGCTCGCGGCGCTCGCCGCGGGCAAGCACGTCCTCTGTGAGAAGCCGATGGCGCGCGACACCGGCGAGGCGCGTGAGATGGTCGCCGCGGCCGAACGAGCCGGTGTCGTGCACGCGATCGACCACGAGTTCCGCTACACGCCCGCGCGGTCCAAGGTGAAGGAGCTCCTCGAAGGGCGTGCCATCGGTGAGATGCGGCTGGCGTTGGTGATGGAGATGACGGGAATGCTCGTCGACCCGGCGCGTCCCCGTCAGGAGTGGTGGCTCCGGCGGGACCGCGCCGGCGGACTCCTTGGCGCGATCGGCTCGCACTGGATCGATTCGCTGATCTGGTGGCTCGGCGCCGTGGATCGCGTGTCGGGTGAGCTCGGGATCTCCGCGAAGACGCGACCGACGACCGATGGAGGATCCGCGCGGGTAACTTCGGACGACACCGCGCAGCTCCTGATGCGCATGAGCAGCGGCGCGATCGCGACGATCCAGCTCTCGAGCGCGGTCCACCATCCGTCGCGCCGCGTGATCCTCTACGGCAGCGACGGGACGATCGTCCTCGGAGGAGATGGACGCGTGCTGCTCGCCCGCGGATCGGGCGCGCTCGAGGAGATCCTTCCGGCGAGCACGAATGACGGCGCGTTCCCCGATCTCGCGCGTCGCATGCGCGAGCACATCGAGGCCGGTCCGACGGGAAAGGACGACGCGCCACATCCGACGTTCGCCGATGGGCTGCGCGTGCAGGAGGTCATGGACGCGGCGTACCGCTCCGCCGAGGTCGGCGGCGCCGTCGCGATCGCTAGCTGA